In Candidatus Accumulibacter cognatus, the genomic window GGCCGGTAACGGGAATTTCATTCACCCTGTTTTCAAGAGATTTCGAAAGGAAAATCCTCATGAGAGAAATCAAGGTACTCGGCACCGGCTGCGCCAACTGCCGTAGTACGGTCAGGTTGATTGAGGAAGTCGCTGCGGAGAAAGGCGTGGCCATCAGGCTAAGCAAAGTCGAGGATCTGCGCGAGATCATGCAGTACGGCGTGATGTCCACCCCCGGTGTGGTGGTCGACGGCCAGGTGGTTCACGCAGGGGGCATCCCGGATCGCGCCAGAATTGCCGCCTGGCTATAGGAAGCCAGGCGAGGAAGTCAGCCGGTTTCGCTGGCGAAGAAGCGTTTCTGAAACCACAGCGAGACATTGACGAGACAGATCATGACCGGTACTTCGACAAGCGGTCCGATGACGGCTGCGAAGGCGGCGCCGGAATTGATCCCATAAACGGCCACCGCGACGGCGATCGCCAGTTCGAAGTTGTTGCTTGCCGCGGTGAATGACAGGGTCGCACATTTCTGGTAGCCGGCCCCGACCTTCCGGCTGATGTAAAACGAGAGTACGAACATCAGCACGAAGTAGATCAGCAAGGGGATGGCGATGCGTACCACATCCAGCGGAATGGTCACGATCAGCGTGCCCTTGAGGCTGAACATGACGACAATGGTAAACAGCAAGGCGCCGAGCGTAATCGGGCTGATCCTGGGAACGAAACGTTCCTGATACCACTGCTTCGAGACG contains:
- a CDS encoding thioredoxin family protein, which gives rise to MREIKVLGTGCANCRSTVRLIEEVAAEKGVAIRLSKVEDLREIMQYGVMSTPGVVVDGQVVHAGGIPDRARIAAWL